From one Paramormyrops kingsleyae isolate MSU_618 chromosome 1, PKINGS_0.4, whole genome shotgun sequence genomic stretch:
- the znf521 gene encoding zinc finger protein 521 isoform X4: MSRRKQAKPRSLKVEENETEEQPSAAGRSGAQSDPNGELGKPVEDGTDSELKSRPAPPEEGEEGEEEEEEALHSCDGCLQVFESLSDLTEHKINQCQLTDGVDIEDDPSGSWPASSPSSKDQTSPVHGDGYDFGEEEGGPGLPYPCQFCDKSFSRLSFLKHHEQSHGDKLPFKCTFCSRLFKHKRSRDRHVKLHTGDKKYHCSECDAAFSRSDHLKIHLKTHTSNKPYKCAVCRRGFLSSSSLHGHMQVHERTKDSGQGLSGADDWKLRETQKCSQCEEGFDVPEDLQRHIAECHPECSPPQESGALQCIYCHEPFTEEGSLLSHIDQVHNRDKKGHTCAICSEHFHAVEELYSHMDIHQQPESSNHSNSPSLVTVGYTSVSSTTPDSNLSVDSSTMVDVAPPLPKTRGRKRAAQHAADGTSLSSKQAKVSYSCIYCNKQVFSSLAVLQIHLKTMHLDKPEQAHTCQYCFEVLPSLYNLNEHLKQVHDNQDQNALLGGVSAGVLQCNFCPEVLSDLNALQEHIRCSHGFPSPLAKESNAFFCPQCFMGFLTETTLEEHIRQTHCDSGSTHFDSPLAGTPKDPIVEVYSCSYCTNSPIFNSILKLNKHIKENHKNIPLALNYVNNGKKVNRTLSPSSPMSMEQTAVKVGQSGSSSRSTGEFICNQCGAKYSNLDLFQTHLKTHLESVLPKLTCPQCNKEFPNQESLLKHVTIHFMITSTYYICESCDKQFTSVDDLQKHLLDMHTFVFFRCTLCQEVFDSKVSIQLHLAVKHSNEKKVYRCTSCNWDFRHESDLQLHVKHNHLENQGTVHKCIFCGEAFGTEVELQCHITTHSKKYNCRFCSKAFHAIILLEKHLREKHCVFEAKPQNCGSNGASTGPEPAPKNDTELQGLLANSHESHNSHDGSEEDVDTSEPMYGCDICGAAYTMDSLLTNHQLRDHNIRPGESALVKRKAEMIKGNYKCNVCSRTFFSEAGLREHMQTHLGPVKHYMCPICGERFPSLLTLTEHKVTHSKSLDTGSCRICKMPLQSEEDFLEHCQMHPDLRNSLTGFRCVVCMQTVTSTLELKIHGTFHMQKTGTMSSNHPIGRINHPTQKFYKCASCLKEFRCKQDLVKLDINGLPYGLCASCVSGAASKSSSPAVNGGKQQAAAMPPTPGETLSPSDGKVKVASSKTRCSSCNVKFESEVELQNHILSVHRDSVGDTNSSQLRTPQVSPMPRVSPLQTEEKKTYQCIKCQMVFYSEWDIQVHVANHMLECTTISWNPLLPLRLFKGLFLRHYKTSQMGEIFTVRTKK; encoded by the exons ACGGAGTCGATATCGAGGACGACCCTTCGGGCTCCTGGCCCGCATCCTCGCCGTCCAGCAAAGACCAGACGTCCCCTGTTCATGGGGATGGGTATGACTTCGGGGAAGAGGAAGGGGGCCCAGGGCTGCCATACCCCTGCCAGTTCTGTGACAAGTCCTTCAGCCGCTTGAGCTTTCTGAAGCACCACGAACAGAGTCACGGCGACAAACTGCCCTTCAAGTGCACCTTCTGCAGCCGCCTTTTCAAGCACAAGCGCAGCCGCGACCGGCACGTCAAGCTGCACACGGGCGACAAGAAGTACCACTGCAGTGAGTGTGACGCTGCCTTCTCCCGCAGTGACCACCTCAAGATCCACCTGAAAACACACACCTCCAACAAGCCATACAAGTGTGCGGTCTGCCGGCGCGggttcctctcctccagctCTTTGCACGGCCACATGCAAGTCCATGAGCGGACCAAGGACAGTGGCCAGGGCCTGTCCGGGGCTGACGACTGGAAGCTGAGGGAGACCCAGAAATGTAGTCAGTGTGAGGAAGGCTTCGACGTGCCCGAGGACCTGCAGAGGCACATTGCCgagtgccacccagagtgctcCCCACCCCAGGAGAGTGGTGCCCTGCAGTGCATCTACTGTCACGAGCCGTTCACTGAAGAGGGCTCTCTACTGAGCCACATCGACCAGGTGCACAACCGAGACAAGAAGGGCCACACTTGTGCCATCTGCTCCGAGCATTTCCACGCAGTGGAAGAGCTCTACAGCCACATGGATATCCACCAGCAGCCAGAATCCAGTAACCATAGCAACAGTCCTTCCCTGGTGACAGTGGGCTACACCTCCGTCTCCAGCACCACTCCGGACTCAAACCTCTCTGTCGACAGCTCAACTATGGTGGACGTGGCGCCACCATTGCCAAAAACCCGCGGAAGGAAGAGAGCAGCCCAGCATGCAGCCGATGGCACCAGCCTGTCCTCCAAGCAGGCAAAAGTCTCATACAGTTGCATTTACTGCAACAAGCAAGTGTTTTCCAGTCTGGCCGTCTTACAGATCCACCTCAAGACTATGCACCTAGACAAACCCGAACAGGCTCACACATGCCAGTACTGCTTTGAGGTGCTGCCATCTCTCTACAACCTAAATGAGCACCTCAAGCAGGTGCATGACAAccaggaccagaatgcattgctggGTGGTGTGTCTGCCGGGGTCTTGCAGTGCAACTTTTGCCCCGAGGTGCTAAGTGACCTCAATGCCTTGCAGGAGCACATCCGTTGCTCGCATGGCTTTCCCAGTCCACTCGCCAAAGAGAGCAACGCTTTTTTCTGTCCCCAGTGCTTCATGGGGTTCCTCACCGAGACCACCCTGGAGGAGCACATCCGTCAGACGCACTGTGACAGCGGCAGCACGCATTTTGACTCACCCCTGGCTGGGACCCCCAAGGACCCCATTGTGGAGGTGTATTCCTGCTCATACTGCACAAACTCCCCCATTTTCAACAGCATATTGAAGCTGAACAAGCACATCAAAGAGAACCACAAAAATATACCCCTTGCACTTAATTATGTCAACAACGGGAAGAAGGTGAATCGCACGCTGAGCCCCTCTTCCCCCATGTCCATGGAGCAAACAGCTGTAAAAGTTGGACAAAGCGGGTCCTCCTCACGTTCCACCGGAGAATTTATCTGCAATCAGTGCGGTGCCAAGTACTCTAATTTGGATTTGTTTCAGACTCACCTGAAAACACACCTGGAGAGTGTCCTCCCCAAGCTAACTTGTCCACAGTGCAACAAGGAGTTCCCAAACCAGGAGTCCCTGCTGAAGCACGTCACCATCCACTTCATGATCACCTCCACATACTACATCTGTGAGAGCTGTGACAAGCAGTTCACCTCGGTCGATGACCTACAGAAACACCTACTTGACATGCACACCTTTGTGTTCTTCCGCTGCACTCTCTGCCAGGAGGTCTTCGACTCTAAGGTCTCCATCCAGCTACACCTGGCTGTCAAGCATAGCAACGAGAAGAAAGTGTACCGCTGCACATCCTGCAACTGGGACTTCCGCCATGAGTCAGACCTGCAGCTGCATGTCAAACACAACCACCTGGAGAACCAGGGCACGGTGCACAAGTGCATCTTCTGCGGGGAAGCCTTCGGCACCGAGGTAGAGCTACAGTGTCACATTACCACACATAGCAAGAAGTACAACTGTCGGTTCTGCAGCAAGGCCTTCCATGCCATCATCCTGCTGGAGAAGCACCTGCGGGAGAAGCACTGCGTATTTGAGGCTAAGCCGCAGAACTGCGGTTCCAATGGTGCCTCCACTGGGCCTGAACCAGCCCCCAAGAATGACACGGAACTGCAAGGCCTCCTAGCCAACAGCCATGAGTCCCATAACAGCCACGATGGCAGTGAAGAAGATGTGGATACCTCTGAACCCATGTATGGCTGCGACATCTGCGGTGCTGCTTACACCATGGACTCCCTGCTGACCAACCACCAGCTGCGTGACCACAACATCCGGCCAGGTGAGAGTGCCTTGGTCAAGAGGAAGGCCGAGATGATCAAGGGAAATTACAAGTGCAATGTCTGCTCTCGGACCTTCTTCTCAGAAGCTGGACTGCGGGAACACATGCAGACCCACCTTGGGCCCGTGAAGCACTACATGTGTCCCATCTGCGGAGAGCGCTTCCCATCCCTCCTCACCCTCACTGAGCACAAGGTCACCCACAGCAAGAGCCTGGACACAGGGAGCTGCCGGATATGTAAGATGCCCCTGCAGAGCGAGGAGGACTTTCTGGAGCACTGCCAGATGCACCCGGACCTGAGGAACTCCCTGACAGGCTTCCGTTGTGTGGTCTGCATGCAGACAGTGACGTCCACCCTGGAGCTCAAGATCCACGGCACCTTCCACATGCAGAAGACGGGTACCATGTCGAGCAACCACCCCATAGGCCGCATCAATCACCCCACCCAAAAATTCTACAAGTGCGCCTCGTGCTTGAAGGAGTTCCGCTGCAAGCAGGACCTGGTCAAGCTAGATATCAATGGACTACCTTATGGGCTCTGTGCCTCATGCGTCAGTGGTGCAGCCAGTAAGAGCTCTAGCCCTGCGGTGAATGGCGGGAAGCAGCAAGCGGCAGCCATGCCACCTACTCCTGGGGAGACGCTTAGCCCCAGTGATGGAAAGGTGAAGGTGGCCTCCTCCAAGACACGGTGTTCCAGCTGCAACGTCAAGTTTGAGTCCGAGGTGGAGCTACAGAACCACATCCTTTCCGTCCACCGTGACAGTGTGGGGGACACCAACAGCAGTCAGCTACGAACACCACAAGTCTCGCCCATGCCAAGAGTGAGTCCTTTACAGACTGAAGAG AAGAAGACGTACCAGTGCAttaagtgtcagatggtcttCTACAGCGAGTGGGACATTCAGGTCCATGTTGCAAACCATATGTTGG AATGTACAACCATCTCCTGGAATCCTCTACTTCCTCTAAGATTATTCAAAGGACTTTTTCTAAGACATTACAAAACATCACAGATGGGGGAAATTTTCACAGTACGGACCAAGAAATAA
- the znf521 gene encoding zinc finger protein 521 isoform X6 has product MQVHERTKDSGQGLSGADDWKLRETQKCSQCEEGFDVPEDLQRHIAECHPECSPPQESGALQCIYCHEPFTEEGSLLSHIDQVHNRDKKGHTCAICSEHFHAVEELYSHMDIHQQPESSNHSNSPSLVTVGYTSVSSTTPDSNLSVDSSTMVDVAPPLPKTRGRKRAAQHAADGTSLSSKQAKVSYSCIYCNKQVFSSLAVLQIHLKTMHLDKPEQAHTCQYCFEVLPSLYNLNEHLKQVHDNQDQNALLGGVSAGVLQCNFCPEVLSDLNALQEHIRCSHGFPSPLAKESNAFFCPQCFMGFLTETTLEEHIRQTHCDSGSTHFDSPLAGTPKDPIVEVYSCSYCTNSPIFNSILKLNKHIKENHKNIPLALNYVNNGKKVNRTLSPSSPMSMEQTAVKVGQSGSSSRSTGEFICNQCGAKYSNLDLFQTHLKTHLESVLPKLTCPQCNKEFPNQESLLKHVTIHFMITSTYYICESCDKQFTSVDDLQKHLLDMHTFVFFRCTLCQEVFDSKVSIQLHLAVKHSNEKKVYRCTSCNWDFRHESDLQLHVKHNHLENQGTVHKCIFCGEAFGTEVELQCHITTHSKKYNCRFCSKAFHAIILLEKHLREKHCVFEAKPQNCGSNGASTGPEPAPKNDTELQGLLANSHESHNSHDGSEEDVDTSEPMYGCDICGAAYTMDSLLTNHQLRDHNIRPGESALVKRKAEMIKGNYKCNVCSRTFFSEAGLREHMQTHLGPVKHYMCPICGERFPSLLTLTEHKVTHSKSLDTGSCRICKMPLQSEEDFLEHCQMHPDLRNSLTGFRCVVCMQTVTSTLELKIHGTFHMQKTGTMSSNHPIGRINHPTQKFYKCASCLKEFRCKQDLVKLDINGLPYGLCASCVSGAASKSSSPAVNGGKQQAAAMPPTPGETLSPSDGKVKVASSKTRCSSCNVKFESEVELQNHILSVHRDSVGDTNSSQLRTPQVSPMPRVSPLQTEEKKTYQCIKCQMVFYSEWDIQVHVANHMLEEGLNHECKLCNQTFDSPAKLQCHLIEHSFEGMGGTFKCPVCFIVFVQASKLQQHIFSAHGQEDKIYDCSQCPQKFFFQTELQNHTMSQHNS; this is encoded by the exons ATGCAAGTCCATGAGCGGACCAAGGACAGTGGCCAGGGCCTGTCCGGGGCTGACGACTGGAAGCTGAGGGAGACCCAGAAATGTAGTCAGTGTGAGGAAGGCTTCGACGTGCCCGAGGACCTGCAGAGGCACATTGCCgagtgccacccagagtgctcCCCACCCCAGGAGAGTGGTGCCCTGCAGTGCATCTACTGTCACGAGCCGTTCACTGAAGAGGGCTCTCTACTGAGCCACATCGACCAGGTGCACAACCGAGACAAGAAGGGCCACACTTGTGCCATCTGCTCCGAGCATTTCCACGCAGTGGAAGAGCTCTACAGCCACATGGATATCCACCAGCAGCCAGAATCCAGTAACCATAGCAACAGTCCTTCCCTGGTGACAGTGGGCTACACCTCCGTCTCCAGCACCACTCCGGACTCAAACCTCTCTGTCGACAGCTCAACTATGGTGGACGTGGCGCCACCATTGCCAAAAACCCGCGGAAGGAAGAGAGCAGCCCAGCATGCAGCCGATGGCACCAGCCTGTCCTCCAAGCAGGCAAAAGTCTCATACAGTTGCATTTACTGCAACAAGCAAGTGTTTTCCAGTCTGGCCGTCTTACAGATCCACCTCAAGACTATGCACCTAGACAAACCCGAACAGGCTCACACATGCCAGTACTGCTTTGAGGTGCTGCCATCTCTCTACAACCTAAATGAGCACCTCAAGCAGGTGCATGACAAccaggaccagaatgcattgctggGTGGTGTGTCTGCCGGGGTCTTGCAGTGCAACTTTTGCCCCGAGGTGCTAAGTGACCTCAATGCCTTGCAGGAGCACATCCGTTGCTCGCATGGCTTTCCCAGTCCACTCGCCAAAGAGAGCAACGCTTTTTTCTGTCCCCAGTGCTTCATGGGGTTCCTCACCGAGACCACCCTGGAGGAGCACATCCGTCAGACGCACTGTGACAGCGGCAGCACGCATTTTGACTCACCCCTGGCTGGGACCCCCAAGGACCCCATTGTGGAGGTGTATTCCTGCTCATACTGCACAAACTCCCCCATTTTCAACAGCATATTGAAGCTGAACAAGCACATCAAAGAGAACCACAAAAATATACCCCTTGCACTTAATTATGTCAACAACGGGAAGAAGGTGAATCGCACGCTGAGCCCCTCTTCCCCCATGTCCATGGAGCAAACAGCTGTAAAAGTTGGACAAAGCGGGTCCTCCTCACGTTCCACCGGAGAATTTATCTGCAATCAGTGCGGTGCCAAGTACTCTAATTTGGATTTGTTTCAGACTCACCTGAAAACACACCTGGAGAGTGTCCTCCCCAAGCTAACTTGTCCACAGTGCAACAAGGAGTTCCCAAACCAGGAGTCCCTGCTGAAGCACGTCACCATCCACTTCATGATCACCTCCACATACTACATCTGTGAGAGCTGTGACAAGCAGTTCACCTCGGTCGATGACCTACAGAAACACCTACTTGACATGCACACCTTTGTGTTCTTCCGCTGCACTCTCTGCCAGGAGGTCTTCGACTCTAAGGTCTCCATCCAGCTACACCTGGCTGTCAAGCATAGCAACGAGAAGAAAGTGTACCGCTGCACATCCTGCAACTGGGACTTCCGCCATGAGTCAGACCTGCAGCTGCATGTCAAACACAACCACCTGGAGAACCAGGGCACGGTGCACAAGTGCATCTTCTGCGGGGAAGCCTTCGGCACCGAGGTAGAGCTACAGTGTCACATTACCACACATAGCAAGAAGTACAACTGTCGGTTCTGCAGCAAGGCCTTCCATGCCATCATCCTGCTGGAGAAGCACCTGCGGGAGAAGCACTGCGTATTTGAGGCTAAGCCGCAGAACTGCGGTTCCAATGGTGCCTCCACTGGGCCTGAACCAGCCCCCAAGAATGACACGGAACTGCAAGGCCTCCTAGCCAACAGCCATGAGTCCCATAACAGCCACGATGGCAGTGAAGAAGATGTGGATACCTCTGAACCCATGTATGGCTGCGACATCTGCGGTGCTGCTTACACCATGGACTCCCTGCTGACCAACCACCAGCTGCGTGACCACAACATCCGGCCAGGTGAGAGTGCCTTGGTCAAGAGGAAGGCCGAGATGATCAAGGGAAATTACAAGTGCAATGTCTGCTCTCGGACCTTCTTCTCAGAAGCTGGACTGCGGGAACACATGCAGACCCACCTTGGGCCCGTGAAGCACTACATGTGTCCCATCTGCGGAGAGCGCTTCCCATCCCTCCTCACCCTCACTGAGCACAAGGTCACCCACAGCAAGAGCCTGGACACAGGGAGCTGCCGGATATGTAAGATGCCCCTGCAGAGCGAGGAGGACTTTCTGGAGCACTGCCAGATGCACCCGGACCTGAGGAACTCCCTGACAGGCTTCCGTTGTGTGGTCTGCATGCAGACAGTGACGTCCACCCTGGAGCTCAAGATCCACGGCACCTTCCACATGCAGAAGACGGGTACCATGTCGAGCAACCACCCCATAGGCCGCATCAATCACCCCACCCAAAAATTCTACAAGTGCGCCTCGTGCTTGAAGGAGTTCCGCTGCAAGCAGGACCTGGTCAAGCTAGATATCAATGGACTACCTTATGGGCTCTGTGCCTCATGCGTCAGTGGTGCAGCCAGTAAGAGCTCTAGCCCTGCGGTGAATGGCGGGAAGCAGCAAGCGGCAGCCATGCCACCTACTCCTGGGGAGACGCTTAGCCCCAGTGATGGAAAGGTGAAGGTGGCCTCCTCCAAGACACGGTGTTCCAGCTGCAACGTCAAGTTTGAGTCCGAGGTGGAGCTACAGAACCACATCCTTTCCGTCCACCGTGACAGTGTGGGGGACACCAACAGCAGTCAGCTACGAACACCACAAGTCTCGCCCATGCCAAGAGTGAGTCCTTTACAGACTGAAGAG AAGAAGACGTACCAGTGCAttaagtgtcagatggtcttCTACAGCGAGTGGGACATTCAGGTCCATGTTGCAAACCATATGTTGG
- the znf521 gene encoding zinc finger protein 521 isoform X5 has protein sequence MGAGVSGLSDGVDIEDDPSGSWPASSPSSKDQTSPVHGDGYDFGEEEGGPGLPYPCQFCDKSFSRLSFLKHHEQSHGDKLPFKCTFCSRLFKHKRSRDRHVKLHTGDKKYHCSECDAAFSRSDHLKIHLKTHTSNKPYKCAVCRRGFLSSSSLHGHMQVHERTKDSGQGLSGADDWKLRETQKCSQCEEGFDVPEDLQRHIAECHPECSPPQESGALQCIYCHEPFTEEGSLLSHIDQVHNRDKKGHTCAICSEHFHAVEELYSHMDIHQQPESSNHSNSPSLVTVGYTSVSSTTPDSNLSVDSSTMVDVAPPLPKTRGRKRAAQHAADGTSLSSKQAKVSYSCIYCNKQVFSSLAVLQIHLKTMHLDKPEQAHTCQYCFEVLPSLYNLNEHLKQVHDNQDQNALLGGVSAGVLQCNFCPEVLSDLNALQEHIRCSHGFPSPLAKESNAFFCPQCFMGFLTETTLEEHIRQTHCDSGSTHFDSPLAGTPKDPIVEVYSCSYCTNSPIFNSILKLNKHIKENHKNIPLALNYVNNGKKVNRTLSPSSPMSMEQTAVKVGQSGSSSRSTGEFICNQCGAKYSNLDLFQTHLKTHLESVLPKLTCPQCNKEFPNQESLLKHVTIHFMITSTYYICESCDKQFTSVDDLQKHLLDMHTFVFFRCTLCQEVFDSKVSIQLHLAVKHSNEKKVYRCTSCNWDFRHESDLQLHVKHNHLENQGTVHKCIFCGEAFGTEVELQCHITTHSKKYNCRFCSKAFHAIILLEKHLREKHCVFEAKPQNCGSNGASTGPEPAPKNDTELQGLLANSHESHNSHDGSEEDVDTSEPMYGCDICGAAYTMDSLLTNHQLRDHNIRPGESALVKRKAEMIKGNYKCNVCSRTFFSEAGLREHMQTHLGPVKHYMCPICGERFPSLLTLTEHKVTHSKSLDTGSCRICKMPLQSEEDFLEHCQMHPDLRNSLTGFRCVVCMQTVTSTLELKIHGTFHMQKTGTMSSNHPIGRINHPTQKFYKCASCLKEFRCKQDLVKLDINGLPYGLCASCVSGAASKSSSPAVNGGKQQAAAMPPTPGETLSPSDGKVKVASSKTRCSSCNVKFESEVELQNHILSVHRDSVGDTNSSQLRTPQVSPMPRVSPLQTEEKKTYQCIKCQMVFYSEWDIQVHVANHMLEEGLNHECKLCNQTFDSPAKLQCHLIEHSFEGMGGTFKCPVCFIVFVQASKLQQHIFSAHGQEDKIYDCSQCPQKFFFQTELQNHTMSQHNS, from the exons ATGGGAGCTGGTGTCAGTGGCCTTTCAG ACGGAGTCGATATCGAGGACGACCCTTCGGGCTCCTGGCCCGCATCCTCGCCGTCCAGCAAAGACCAGACGTCCCCTGTTCATGGGGATGGGTATGACTTCGGGGAAGAGGAAGGGGGCCCAGGGCTGCCATACCCCTGCCAGTTCTGTGACAAGTCCTTCAGCCGCTTGAGCTTTCTGAAGCACCACGAACAGAGTCACGGCGACAAACTGCCCTTCAAGTGCACCTTCTGCAGCCGCCTTTTCAAGCACAAGCGCAGCCGCGACCGGCACGTCAAGCTGCACACGGGCGACAAGAAGTACCACTGCAGTGAGTGTGACGCTGCCTTCTCCCGCAGTGACCACCTCAAGATCCACCTGAAAACACACACCTCCAACAAGCCATACAAGTGTGCGGTCTGCCGGCGCGggttcctctcctccagctCTTTGCACGGCCACATGCAAGTCCATGAGCGGACCAAGGACAGTGGCCAGGGCCTGTCCGGGGCTGACGACTGGAAGCTGAGGGAGACCCAGAAATGTAGTCAGTGTGAGGAAGGCTTCGACGTGCCCGAGGACCTGCAGAGGCACATTGCCgagtgccacccagagtgctcCCCACCCCAGGAGAGTGGTGCCCTGCAGTGCATCTACTGTCACGAGCCGTTCACTGAAGAGGGCTCTCTACTGAGCCACATCGACCAGGTGCACAACCGAGACAAGAAGGGCCACACTTGTGCCATCTGCTCCGAGCATTTCCACGCAGTGGAAGAGCTCTACAGCCACATGGATATCCACCAGCAGCCAGAATCCAGTAACCATAGCAACAGTCCTTCCCTGGTGACAGTGGGCTACACCTCCGTCTCCAGCACCACTCCGGACTCAAACCTCTCTGTCGACAGCTCAACTATGGTGGACGTGGCGCCACCATTGCCAAAAACCCGCGGAAGGAAGAGAGCAGCCCAGCATGCAGCCGATGGCACCAGCCTGTCCTCCAAGCAGGCAAAAGTCTCATACAGTTGCATTTACTGCAACAAGCAAGTGTTTTCCAGTCTGGCCGTCTTACAGATCCACCTCAAGACTATGCACCTAGACAAACCCGAACAGGCTCACACATGCCAGTACTGCTTTGAGGTGCTGCCATCTCTCTACAACCTAAATGAGCACCTCAAGCAGGTGCATGACAAccaggaccagaatgcattgctggGTGGTGTGTCTGCCGGGGTCTTGCAGTGCAACTTTTGCCCCGAGGTGCTAAGTGACCTCAATGCCTTGCAGGAGCACATCCGTTGCTCGCATGGCTTTCCCAGTCCACTCGCCAAAGAGAGCAACGCTTTTTTCTGTCCCCAGTGCTTCATGGGGTTCCTCACCGAGACCACCCTGGAGGAGCACATCCGTCAGACGCACTGTGACAGCGGCAGCACGCATTTTGACTCACCCCTGGCTGGGACCCCCAAGGACCCCATTGTGGAGGTGTATTCCTGCTCATACTGCACAAACTCCCCCATTTTCAACAGCATATTGAAGCTGAACAAGCACATCAAAGAGAACCACAAAAATATACCCCTTGCACTTAATTATGTCAACAACGGGAAGAAGGTGAATCGCACGCTGAGCCCCTCTTCCCCCATGTCCATGGAGCAAACAGCTGTAAAAGTTGGACAAAGCGGGTCCTCCTCACGTTCCACCGGAGAATTTATCTGCAATCAGTGCGGTGCCAAGTACTCTAATTTGGATTTGTTTCAGACTCACCTGAAAACACACCTGGAGAGTGTCCTCCCCAAGCTAACTTGTCCACAGTGCAACAAGGAGTTCCCAAACCAGGAGTCCCTGCTGAAGCACGTCACCATCCACTTCATGATCACCTCCACATACTACATCTGTGAGAGCTGTGACAAGCAGTTCACCTCGGTCGATGACCTACAGAAACACCTACTTGACATGCACACCTTTGTGTTCTTCCGCTGCACTCTCTGCCAGGAGGTCTTCGACTCTAAGGTCTCCATCCAGCTACACCTGGCTGTCAAGCATAGCAACGAGAAGAAAGTGTACCGCTGCACATCCTGCAACTGGGACTTCCGCCATGAGTCAGACCTGCAGCTGCATGTCAAACACAACCACCTGGAGAACCAGGGCACGGTGCACAAGTGCATCTTCTGCGGGGAAGCCTTCGGCACCGAGGTAGAGCTACAGTGTCACATTACCACACATAGCAAGAAGTACAACTGTCGGTTCTGCAGCAAGGCCTTCCATGCCATCATCCTGCTGGAGAAGCACCTGCGGGAGAAGCACTGCGTATTTGAGGCTAAGCCGCAGAACTGCGGTTCCAATGGTGCCTCCACTGGGCCTGAACCAGCCCCCAAGAATGACACGGAACTGCAAGGCCTCCTAGCCAACAGCCATGAGTCCCATAACAGCCACGATGGCAGTGAAGAAGATGTGGATACCTCTGAACCCATGTATGGCTGCGACATCTGCGGTGCTGCTTACACCATGGACTCCCTGCTGACCAACCACCAGCTGCGTGACCACAACATCCGGCCAGGTGAGAGTGCCTTGGTCAAGAGGAAGGCCGAGATGATCAAGGGAAATTACAAGTGCAATGTCTGCTCTCGGACCTTCTTCTCAGAAGCTGGACTGCGGGAACACATGCAGACCCACCTTGGGCCCGTGAAGCACTACATGTGTCCCATCTGCGGAGAGCGCTTCCCATCCCTCCTCACCCTCACTGAGCACAAGGTCACCCACAGCAAGAGCCTGGACACAGGGAGCTGCCGGATATGTAAGATGCCCCTGCAGAGCGAGGAGGACTTTCTGGAGCACTGCCAGATGCACCCGGACCTGAGGAACTCCCTGACAGGCTTCCGTTGTGTGGTCTGCATGCAGACAGTGACGTCCACCCTGGAGCTCAAGATCCACGGCACCTTCCACATGCAGAAGACGGGTACCATGTCGAGCAACCACCCCATAGGCCGCATCAATCACCCCACCCAAAAATTCTACAAGTGCGCCTCGTGCTTGAAGGAGTTCCGCTGCAAGCAGGACCTGGTCAAGCTAGATATCAATGGACTACCTTATGGGCTCTGTGCCTCATGCGTCAGTGGTGCAGCCAGTAAGAGCTCTAGCCCTGCGGTGAATGGCGGGAAGCAGCAAGCGGCAGCCATGCCACCTACTCCTGGGGAGACGCTTAGCCCCAGTGATGGAAAGGTGAAGGTGGCCTCCTCCAAGACACGGTGTTCCAGCTGCAACGTCAAGTTTGAGTCCGAGGTGGAGCTACAGAACCACATCCTTTCCGTCCACCGTGACAGTGTGGGGGACACCAACAGCAGTCAGCTACGAACACCACAAGTCTCGCCCATGCCAAGAGTGAGTCCTTTACAGACTGAAGAG AAGAAGACGTACCAGTGCAttaagtgtcagatggtcttCTACAGCGAGTGGGACATTCAGGTCCATGTTGCAAACCATATGTTGG